In one Diabrotica virgifera virgifera chromosome 5, PGI_DIABVI_V3a genomic region, the following are encoded:
- the LOC126885243 gene encoding uncharacterized protein LOC126885243: MSSRAQKILGLVVANPVLDSKNIASDNNSTEKSNHELLSKNSFAVELQKDVNMEVKMVTESVDNFDKSVGVAVIKSQFANIQPLVPYDDTDDSLSDNEDVVTGCLTTEEGRRRRLVHSSSSSSSSSTSSSDSSDSSSSGSSDSSPSSKEPLTQRNPLTDITRNVTVNEQDTDGVVSYYRPRELKRFQNYYTSPLCTDESDADLSDADPTFINIEPKRKRNYFFEKLRPSSTSSADSSHSSSIPKKGRKRTKNPSQWKQNKIKRKRNTGKSYVSTSKTKKTIPARCLKEPCTEKCRLKCTTKINMECRYELFKKFWDLGDLGKQRAYISSSMIDIQPKYKYSNAQKPRHNNKAFHFIVNNKTIRVCKTFYKATLNISGRMIFTVQNKMNNNDFSQTDLRGRHDSHRKISPELRSAIMEHIQSIPKIESHYLRASTTKEYIDGSKNIKDLFNDFKLKQKHDNRDAGTYSIYYKLFTTEFNLSFFQPKKDQCDLCTSYNNSTADQKKDLEEKYQTHLEEKNYSRIEKFNDRSKINKNIKVVVFDLEAVLQCPRGNSSSFYYKSKLNCYNLTLTELASQEFNVAYKNVHCYFWSESEAKRGAIEIGSCVWAYLKAITEEDDDEKEVIFYSDNCCGQNKNKYITSLYLYCVQTLNIKSITHKYLIRGHTQNEADSVHSLIEKEIKKNLKSGPIYTPDQYITLIKNAKKSPPPLIVHELNFESFHDLKLLQEEWGYNYSNNTEGHTVNWNEIKVLKITKENPFSVYYKSSYKDENYREVNVRNKRKKMKQITDIELQAAYSDKQEISENKKKDLKELISKGLIPSFYAGFYNSIF, translated from the exons ATGTCTTCGAGGGCACAAAAAATACTCGGCTTAGTTGTTGCAAACCCAGTACTGGATTCTAAAAATATTGCATCAGATAATAATTCAACTGAGAAATCTAACCATGAG ttattaagtaaaaatagtTTCGCCGTTGAACTCCAGAAGGATGTTAACATGGAGGTTAAAATGGTAACGGAATCAGTGGATAACTTCGATAAATCAGTTGGAGTAGCTGTAATA AAATCTCAGTTTGCAAACATACAACCCTTAGTACCTTATGATGACACTGACGATAGTTTATCTGACAATGAAGATGTTGTTACTGGATGCTTAACTACGGAGGAAGGGCGTCGACGTCGTCTTGTTCATTCTTCATCAAGTAGTTCATCATCATCAACTTCATCTTCAGACTCATCCGATAGTTCATCTTCGGGCTCTTCCGATAGTTCGCCATCATCAAAAGAACCGCTAACCCAAAGAAACCCACTAACCGATATTACCAGAAACGTGACTGTTAATGAACAGGACACCGATGGTGTTGTAAGTTATTATCGTCCCAGGGAGTTAAAAAGGTTTCAAAATTATTACACTTCTCCTCTATGTACTGATGAAAGCGATGCTGACTTAAGCGATGCAGATCCAACATTCATCAACATTGAACCTAAAAGAAAGAGAAActacttttttgaaaaattgagaCCTTCTTCCACCAGTTCTGCAGATTCTAGTCATTCTTCTTCGATTCCAAAAAAGGGACGCAAACGAACTAAAAACCCTTCCCAatggaaacagaataaaattaaGCGCAAGCGTAATACAGGAAAATCGTATGTATCTACTTCGAAAACAAAGAAGACTATTCCAGCCAGGTGCCTTAAAGAACCATGCACAGAAAAATGTAGACTTAAATGCACTACAAAGATTAATATGGAGTGTAGATACGAACTGTTTAAGAAGTTTTGGGATTTAGGTGATTTAGGTAAACAAAGAGCATACATAAGTTCCAGTATGATCGACATTCAGCCTAAATACAAATATAGCAATGCTCAGAAGCCCAGGCACAATAACAAAGCATTTCATTTTATAGTGAATAATAAGACGATTAGAGTTTGTAAAACTTTTTACAAGGCTACGTTGAACATCTCTGGTAGGATGATATTTACGGTACAGAATAAAATGAACAACAACGATTTTTCGCAAACTGATTTGAGAGGCAGACATGATAGTCATAGAAAAATTAGTCCAGAATTACGATCTGCAATCATGGAGCACATTCAATCTATCCCTAAAATTGAATCTCACTACCTTCGAGCATCTACAACAAAGGAATATATTGATGGCAGCAAAAATATAAAAGATTTGTTCAACGATTTTAAGCTCAAACAAAAACATGACAATAGAGACGCAGGTACTTATAGTATATATTATAAACTGTTTACAACGGAATTTAATCTCTCATTTTTTCAACCAAAAAAAGATCAATGTGATCTATGCACCTCGTATAATAATTCTACTGCTGACCAAAAGAAGGACCTTGAAGAAAAATACCAAACACATTTAGAAGAGAAAAACTATAGTAGGATTGAGAAGTTTAATGATCGcagcaaaataaacaaaaacatcAAAGTAGTTGTGTTTGATTTAGAAGCGGTGTTACAATGCCCAAGAGGTAACTCTTCTTCCTTTTATTATAAGTCTAAGTTGAATTGCTACAATTTAACTTTGACTGAATTGGCATCACAGGAATTTAATGTAGCCTACAAAAATGTACATTGCTATTTTTGGTCAGAGAGTGAGGCTAAACGTGGAGCTATAGAGATCGGATCATGTGTATGGGCATATCTGAAAGCTATAACTGAAGAAGATGATGATGAAAAGGaagtaattttttattctgaCAATTGCTGTGGCCAGAACAAAAACAAGTATATCACATCTCTATATCTTTATTGTGTGCAAACGTTAAATATAAAAAGCATAACACATAAATATTTAATAAGGGGCCACACCCAGAATGAGGCCGATAGTGTCCATAGCCTAATTGAAAaggaaattaaaaagaatttaAAATCTGGACCAATATACACACCAGACCAATATATTACTTTAATCAAGAATGCCAAAAAATCTCCACCTCCGTTAATTGTTCATGAACTGAATTTTGAATCATTTCACGATTTAAAATTATTGCAAGAAGAATGGGGATATAATTATTCAAATAATACAGAGGGACATACTGTTAATTGGAATGAGATTAAAGTTTTGAAAATTACTAAAGAGAATCCTTTTTCTGTTTATTATAAATCATCATATAAAGATGAAAATTACCGGGAAGTGAATGTTAGAAATAAACGAAAGAAAATGAAACAAATTACA